GAACCACAAGTACTTCGGAGCGGCATACGCCCCTACGTGCTTTTTCCCGCCGGAGATGGCCTACAGCGCAAAAGTTGCGCGTGTTGTTTCTCAACTTGGGTATCAGACGCTTATCCTCGACGAGATATCAAGCCCCATCAGGAACGGAAGCGCCAAACTATTCAAAAAAACTTTCCACATCAGCGGCGCGGGAAACATCGCCGCGGTATTCCGCGAGCGCCGGATATCGAATCTGATTATGAGCTCCATTGCACGCGACCAAAAATCTCTGCAAGAGGTACTGGGCGCGGAGCAGGAAAACGATCGCTATATGCTCACCGCCATGGATGGGGAAACCTTCGGGCATCATCGGCCGGGCCTCGAAGAGCTGTTGTTTTCGGTGATGTCCTCGCAAAAACCCGAGCAGATATTCGTCTCGGAAATCGCCGAGAAGTACCCCGTGTCAGAAACTCCCCTGGCGCCCCGGGAAGCCACATGGGCTTCGGCTGAAAAAGACCTGGAGCGGGGCGTGCAGTTTTTTTCATGGAAGGACCCAAAAAACCCCGTCCACGCCCTGCAGTGGAAGTTTTTCAATTTTCTGCGCAGGAAACTTTCCCGTTCCGATGCGAAGCGCGCTCTTGATGCCTTTGACCGCGCTTCGGCCTCCGACCAGTTTTTCTGGGCCTCGGCCGAGCCCTGGTGGAGCATCGAGATGATAGAAAAAGGCGCCTGGAACATGCTTGAGGCCCTGCGTAAGATCCCGGGGATAGGAAGGGAGGGCCGCAGAGAAGGCAAGGAACTGTACCACGCGATCCTTGAGGAGGCGTTCAGACTACAAAGAAAGGGGGTCATCGAAGCGCTTGCCGGCGCGTACCGCAGTTCCGTGCGTATACCGTTCAAAGACCGCACCAAGGGAGCGGGCAAGCCGGAAGTGTATGATGCGGTCGTTGAAATGATCGGGCGCAAAATGAAGGAAGCGGCAGATGCGCGAAGTTACGAGAAAGCCATCCTGTGGCGCGATGCGCTATGGAAGCTGGAAACCCGAAACGATATATACGATGCCGTCCACGCGGTCGACCTTCTGCGCCAGGAAGTTCCCGAAGGAGAGTTGGAAAGGCTCATGGATACATATAAAGAGGCCTACGAAAAAATTCTTCCCGGCCAGCCGGAACCGCGCGGGCATTAAGGAGTTGTTGCCACATGAAACAGGATGCGTGGTGGAAACACACCGTCATATACGAGGCATACGTCGACAAATTCGCCGGCAGTTTCACCGGCTTTCGGGAAAAAATTGATTACCTTGAGAATCTCGGCATCGGCTGCATCCACGTGCTGCCGTTTTTTCCTTCCGGAGGCGTTGACGGCGGCTATGACGTCACGGATTACACGGCCGTTGACCCGAGGCTCGGAACGCTCGAAGATGCCGAGGCGTTCATTGTCAAGGCTTCAAAGCACGGCATCCGCGTTATCATCGACCTCGTACTCAACCACACGTCCGTTGAGCATCCGTGGTTCAAGGAAGCCCGCCTATCGAGGCAAAATCCCAAACGAGATTACTATCTCTGGAGCAAGAACGGCAAAGAGTATACACAAGCCCCCAATGCCTTCCCGAACATCAAGTCATCGAACTGGATTCTCAATCCAGCAACCGGAGATTTTTATTTTGCTACTTTTTACCCAGAGCAGGCAGATCTTAACTGGAAAAATCCGGCCGTTGAAGAAGAAATAATGCGCATCATGGACTTCTGGCTTGGACTGGGTGTGAGCGGATTCCGGCTAGACGCAGCGGGGCATCTCGCCAAACGCAAGGACACCTCTTGCAAAAGTCTTCCTGAAACTCACGAAATTCTCAAGCGGCTTCGCGCGTATCTCGAAACGAAGAACGCACATGCGGTCTTGCTGGCAGAGGTTCACGATACGCTCCCGCGCATGAGGGAATATTTTGGCAACGGCGATGAGTGCCACCTGGTGTATCACTTCCCGCTCGCGGAAGAAATATTCAGAGCTCTTGCAGAAAATAATATGCGAGGAGTCCCGGAAATGACCGCCGCGGCATCTTCCATCCCCGCAAACTGCGCGTGGGCTGTTTTTTTACGGAATCACGATGAGCTATCGCTTGCAACGCTTAAGGAAGATGTCCGCGACAGAGTCCTTGAGCGTTTTGACCCAGAAAGAAAACATCGGTTCGGCACCGGGCTTGCGATGCGCCTTGCAAGCTTGCTGGACGGAGATCACAAAAAAATCCTTGCGGCATTTCGCTTATTGCTCGATTGCCCCGGTTCTCCGGTTATCTATTATGGAGACGAAATTGGCATGCTCAATGCGGGTGTTTCAGGAAAAATCCCCGATACGAGAGCCTATGTCCGAGGAGCGTTCGACTGGCATGAGGCCGTTCTGCAGGAAAAGAACCCCGATGCCCTCTCCGCCGCTATCGCGCGCATGATTCGGATACGTCGCTCAACTTTCTCTTAAAATAGCCCGGACGCAGGATTTGAAACTCACTACGACAGTCCGTTGATTCTCATGGTATACTTCTTTATTATATGGTGCATATTGTAAAATTTTTTGAGCATATTGCGGAACGTCTATCGTTCTTCGGCAGGCGCAAGAAGCGTTCGGCTCGCTTTAAGGCCACGGTCATTTTCGACCCCGAAGAACTTGATGAGCCCGCGCTTCTGCCGCCCGAGTTCCGGTTCATTCTGAATCGCGAAGACATCAAGAGGGATCTTAAAGAGGTTCTTGGAAAAAAGGGAGGGGATAAGGGTATCGCGATACGGACCAAATCAAAAACTCCGGAACATGTTCTGCGCGCCATTGACCATATCGCAGTACTCACCCAGCATCGCTGTATCACCAGCTGGCTGCCACCGCTTCTGAAATTCGGAAAGCGCCCCGTATTTACGCCTTCGGATCACGCAAGGGCCAAAGAGCGCGGCATAGATCTCTATCAAGAACTTGCTTATATCGTCCAGGACGCCTCGCAGTTCAAACGTTTCATGATATTGGACGAGGAAAATATAGGCATCAACAAGGAAGAATGCGAGGTTCTTGATCGCATGAATGGGCTCTTGGTGCCGTTCAGAGCGGAGTACGCCGTAAACCGCATGGTGTTCGACAACGCGCATGAGCGCACGCATGTTGCCCAAGCCATTATTAAAGTCATGTTCGTTGTCGGCCCCATCACGCATGTTTTAGAAAAGTTTTCGCGGGGTATCGGCAAGGTATTTGCCGCTTCGGTTGACGATGTCATGTCCGAAACCGCGGAACTCATGGCTTTGCGGGGTTCCGGCTTTACATGGAAAGAGCTTGCGCGGCGAGGAAAAATTCTCATTCCGGTTTTCATACTTGCCACCTACGGAGCATTCAAGGTGGAAACGCTTATTGAACACGGATGGCTGCATCTTGCGGGAGCCGTTTTTGGCCTCTCGGCGGTTGCGCTCTCGCTCACCACGGCACTCCAGTCCATTCGCATGTATAAAGACGCGGTGCGTATGCTTGTTGCGGAAGGAAAGCTTGAGTTTGCAGAAAAAAAACCTAAAGCTCAAAAACGGGCGATTTTCTGGGAGGCAGTGAGGCAAGATTTCACCAACCCCGCGCGTCTTGGCCTGTTCCTGGGAGCATGCGCATCGCCCATCGTTTCCATGACCGTCTTTTCACTGATCCCCGGATTTGTGCATAATGGCTGGATCCTCGCCTTTCTGGGCGCTACCGAAACCATTGTTGCGGGAATCACCGTGTATCTTTCCGGGTTCATTAATGAGCGGATGTTCCGCAGAAACATTCTCAAAACCATCGCGCGTCTTCCGCGCCGCGCGTAGTACCACCAAAGTATGGCCATCACACGCCAAATAACCAAAGAACTTTTTTGGACAATGGGCGCGGACCGGGCGCTTGAAGTTTTAGCAACTTCCCCCGGCGGACTTACCGATGCGGAAGTTGAGGTGCGCAGAGTGGTATTCGGCTCCAATGAAATAAAAGAGCAAAGCCGCCTCTCCCGCGCGCAAATCATCTTTGGCCAGTTCACGAGTCCCCTCATCCTGATTCTTGTCGCAACGGGGCTCATTACGACATTTCTTCGGGAGTGGGTGGAAACCGGCGTTATCTTTGCGGCGGTACTCATCAACGCATTCCTTGGTTTTTGGCAAGAGAACAAGGCCGAGACGGTTCTGGAGCTTCTTAAATCCTATGTGCGAACCCGCGCGCGGGTGCGAAGAGGGGGGCTGGAACGCGAAGTGGATGCTGGCGAACTTATGCCCGGAGAC
The genomic region above belongs to bacterium and contains:
- a CDS encoding alpha-amylase family glycosyl hydrolase; protein product: MKQDAWWKHTVIYEAYVDKFAGSFTGFREKIDYLENLGIGCIHVLPFFPSGGVDGGYDVTDYTAVDPRLGTLEDAEAFIVKASKHGIRVIIDLVLNHTSVEHPWFKEARLSRQNPKRDYYLWSKNGKEYTQAPNAFPNIKSSNWILNPATGDFYFATFYPEQADLNWKNPAVEEEIMRIMDFWLGLGVSGFRLDAAGHLAKRKDTSCKSLPETHEILKRLRAYLETKNAHAVLLAEVHDTLPRMREYFGNGDECHLVYHFPLAEEIFRALAENNMRGVPEMTAAASSIPANCAWAVFLRNHDELSLATLKEDVRDRVLERFDPERKHRFGTGLAMRLASLLDGDHKKILAAFRLLLDCPGSPVIYYGDEIGMLNAGVSGKIPDTRAYVRGAFDWHEAVLQEKNPDALSAAIARMIRIRRSTFS